CTGTATTTCAGACGATCAAAGTTACAGTCATACCGGTGCCAATGGAGACCCAGTCGTCCAGACACCGGCCTTCGATCGGATTGCTCGTGAAGGTCTGCGCTTCACTCGCGCTTTTTGTGACGCGCCGACATGTGGCCCTTCGCGATCAGCAATTCTCACTGGGCAGCACATCTGGCGGTTGGAAGAGGCTGGAAACATTCACAGCACGCTGCCAGCAAAATTTGCAACCTACACGGAGCTGCTGGCAGAAGCAGGATACTCGATCGGTTACACGGGCAAGGGATGGAGCCCCGGTCGACTTGAACCAGGCGGCCGGCAAACCAATCCGGCCGGCCAGCTGTTCAATCGGCGAAAACTCAAGCCACCGTTCCAGGGCATCCGCGCCACAGACTACGCAGGAAACTTTCAGGACTTTCTCGATCAGCTCCCTGAAGACCAACCCTTTTGTTTCTGGCTGGGAACATCCGAACCTCATCGCCATTTTCAAGTTGGAACGGGAAAACGCACGGGCAAGAATCCGGCCAGGGCTGTCGTCCCTCCGATCTTCCCGGATAATGAGATCGTTCGAAACGACATCTTGGATTACCTCGTGGAAGTCGAACATTTCGACCTCATGGTTGCACGGGCAATTGCAGCGCTTGAAGCACGCGGTGAGTTAGATAACACGCTCGTCGTGATTACCAGTGATCACGGCATGCCATTTCCGCGTGCGAAGGCCAGCCTGTACGATGCGGGTTCTCGCGTGCCGCTGGCCATCCGCTGGCCACAGGGAATCCAACAGTCCGGCCGAGCCGTCCGAGCCTTCGTCAACCTCAGCGATCTGGCTCCAACCTTTCTCGAAGCAGCAGGTCTGGAGCCACCATCGGCAATGACCGGCCGCAGCCTGATGGACACTTTCGGAAGAAAACTTGCACTCAAACGCGATGTGGCCTTCATCGCCATGGAACGTCACGACGGCTGCCGCAAGGGCGGCAAGGGATATCCGTGTCGGGCGATCCGGACAGAAGACTATCTTTACATCTACAACTTCGAAGCAACACGCTGGCCGTCCGGTTCTCCAGACCGAACCGTCTGCGCTCGATCCATTCCGTTCGGCGAAATCGACAGCTCACCAACAAAGACATTCATGATGGAACATCGAGAGGAACACGGTGTCGCTCGTCTGGCTGAGCTGGCATTCGGCATGCGGCCGGTCGAAGAACTCTATGAACTCAGAACCGACCCGCATCAAATGGTCAATCGAGCCGGAACGATCGAAATGGCAGAAACGCAAAGATTGCTGCGCAAAAGACTCTTTGATCACCTCCAAAAAACCGACGACCCACGCATCGTCGGTGGCGACGTGGCTTGGGACTATTACCCTTACTACGGAACAATCACCACGCAAGGATGGAGCGTTGATCAGCAGCCTCAGTAGAAACGCTTATCTTCTAGTGACTGCTTTCGCATTCGCCGGGCAGCATGCATCTGTGGATGCCCCGCCTGTAGAAAGCGTTTTCAGTCGTGCTCGCTTGGCAAAAACATCTCCTGCTGATTTTGTTGGCTTGAATCACTACAATGGCGGAACGCTCAAATTCATCCGACAGTTCCGCAAACGGCTAACTGCAGAAAATGTTTCAGCAACTACGCTCATTAAGTACTACCGAGTTACGTAGTGCTTGGATGTTGTTGATTTATGGGTTCGGGAACGCTGGGGCATACGTCGTAGCTCGCGCGGTTGCCGACAGTGCATTTCTCAGTCGAGTGGGTCCCGATCGGCTGCCAATGGTATTTTTGGTAGCGGCGGGAGGCGTCGCACTCGTTTCTGCAGTCTACGGTCAAATTGTGCGCGGAACCCCGTTGCTCAAGACCGTACAAACGACTTTGCTCATCTTGGCGGCCAGTTCCGCAGCGATTCCGTTGCTAGTGCATTCATTTCCCTCGTCCACTCTGGCGATGGCAATCGTTTATCTGCTTGCACAAATACGCGGTAGTCTGGGAACAATCCAGTTCACGATGTTAATCAACGATCAGTTTTCGGGACGCAAGCCTGAACGAATCGTGGGCTTTGTTGCCTTGGGACCGACGATTGCCGGATTCAGCCTTGGACTGACAATCGGCTATTTCTTCCAATCAGCCGACACTATCAACTTGATGTATTTAGCCGCGACGATTGATCTATTGACAGTCATTCCGATCATGTTTTTGCCGAAAATCCTGATGAACCGCGAGGTAATTCACCCCCACGATCGCGACACATCCGCATCCGAAAAACATATTCCGACCCAACAAAACTATGTATTTCATATCGCCCTGATGGTTGCGTTGGGAGTCGTCGTGACGACATTCGTCGAATACCAATGGAAAGTCGAAGCAGCCGTCCAATTCCACCGCGACGAAAACGCGATGGCACACTATTTTGGCTACTTTTACGCCTGGGTATATCTTTCTATCGGGCTCTTGCAGGTGTTTGGAACGAGCCGTCTCTTAGTTCGCCGTCAGGGCGTATTAATCGGTCTAATGGTGCTGCCCGCGGCCCTGTTGACGACCGGAATCTACGCGCTGTCGGCCACCACTCAACGTATGCTGTTCTGGACGATTTCATTTGCCAAGGGTAGTGATGCGCTCAAACGAGCTTTGAACGATCCCACCGTTCAGGTTTTGTATGGACCGATCGGTCCGAGCAAGCGGCATCAAGCCATCACTTTCGTATCGGGGATCACCAAACCTCTCGCTGAGGCAGCGACCGCAATCGGCCTGATCATCCTTTCACCCGTGCTTTCTCCCCAATTGATTTCTATCCCCGTCATACTCTTCTCCATCGGTTGGATTTCAATCAATGTGTGGGTGTATCGGGCGTATCGACAACGATCAAAGAAAGACATCTCCCCAAAAACAAGTTGAAT
The nucleotide sequence above comes from Pirellulaceae bacterium. Encoded proteins:
- a CDS encoding sulfatase — its product is ILPENCRVAHPLTVELLAVNNLPLTSPTIIKKQPSKTNKNMKLLIATLIALSFLGNWANADERPNILFCISDDQSYSHTGANGDPVVQTPAFDRIAREGLRFTRAFCDAPTCGPSRSAILTGQHIWRLEEAGNIHSTLPAKFATYTELLAEAGYSIGYTGKGWSPGRLEPGGRQTNPAGQLFNRRKLKPPFQGIRATDYAGNFQDFLDQLPEDQPFCFWLGTSEPHRHFQVGTGKRTGKNPARAVVPPIFPDNEIVRNDILDYLVEVEHFDLMVARAIAALEARGELDNTLVVITSDHGMPFPRAKASLYDAGSRVPLAIRWPQGIQQSGRAVRAFVNLSDLAPTFLEAAGLEPPSAMTGRSLMDTFGRKLALKRDVAFIAMERHDGCRKGGKGYPCRAIRTEDYLYIYNFEATRWPSGSPDRTVCARSIPFGEIDSSPTKTFMMEHREEHGVARLAELAFGMRPVEELYELRTDPHQMVNRAGTIEMAETQRLLRKRLFDHLQKTDDPRIVGGDVAWDYYPYYGTITTQGWSVDQQPQ